From a region of the Triticum aestivum cultivar Chinese Spring chromosome 7D, IWGSC CS RefSeq v2.1, whole genome shotgun sequence genome:
- the LOC123166497 gene encoding uncharacterized protein, producing MITMPNQMPAHCQLACVHGTKSVFIRQSFSAHGDWAKQHAPPMLATPLRSLEPHLWTAGDDKGKNEDRDEHCAGTVKRYKARSWRRLHHAPTKPARRMRPPRMDGPHARKRTRSPRLTGTAHMPVSGFLHG from the exons ATGATTACCATGCCTAATCAGATGCCTGCTCATTGTCAGCTTGCGTGTGTACATGGGACAAAGTCAGTTTTTATCAGACAAAG CTTCAGCGCACACGGAGATTGGGCGAAACAGCACGCCCCCCCTATGCTGGCCACGCCTCTCCGCAGCCTCGAGCCTCACCTCTGGACCGCTGGTGACGACAAAGGCAAAAACGAGGATCGTGATGAGCATTGCGCCGGCACGGTGAAGAGGTACAAAGCAAGGAGCTGGCGGCGGCTCCATCATGCGCCGACGAAGCCTGCCAGGAGGATGAGACCGCCCAGGATGGACGGGCCACACGCGCGTAAGCGAACCAGATCCCCGAGGCTTACGGGGACGGCGCACATGCCAGTGTCCG GCTTCCTTCATGGATGA
- the LOC123165893 gene encoding uncharacterized protein produces the protein MGQSQFLSDKDIAECFISNTASAHTEIGRNSTPPLCWACLSAASGLTSRLLVTAKEKTRSVMSITPSWRRGTKQGAGGGSIIADEACQEDETAQDTRATRA, from the exons ATGGGACAAAGTCAGTTTTTATCTGACAAAGATATTGCAGAGTGCTTTATTTCTAATACAG CTTCAGCGCACACGGAGATTGGGCGAAACAGCACGCCCCCCCTCTGCTGGGCATGCCTCTCCGCAGCCTCGGGCCTCACCTCCAGACTGCTGGTGACGGCAAAGGAAAAAACGAGGAGCGTGATGAGCATTACGCCGTCATGGCGAAGAGGTACAAAGCAAGGAGCTGGCGGCGGCTCCATCATCGCCGACGAAGCCTGCCAGGAGGATGAGACTGCCCAGGATACACGGGCCACGCGCGCGTAA